In Streptomyces sp. NBC_01408, one DNA window encodes the following:
- a CDS encoding CitMHS family transporter, translating into MLTFLGFAMIATFLVLIMMKKMSPIAALVLIPALFCVFAGQGAHLGDYVIDGVGKLAPTAAMLMFAIVYFGVMIDVGLFDPIVRGILRFCKADPMRVVVGTAVLAAIVSLDGDGSTTFMITVSAMYPLYKRLGLSLVVMTGVAATANGVMNTLPWGGPTARAATALKLDAADIFVPMIPALAAGLLFVFVLAYVLGLKERRRVGVLALPGETEHTEQDAERDAEKDTEKGTERETEGGAKEAPVTEERLVAAVSGAGAGPSSGASVSGSRPAVSSGAAAGPGSATAPQGDADTTPQYAEDGFQGLDPQRPTLRPRLYWFNAGLTLALLTAMIMELLPIPVLFLLGAALALTVNFPHMPEQKARIAAHADNVLNVAGMVFAAAVFTGVLSGTGMVKHMADWLVGAIPEGMGPHMALVTGLLSLPLTYFMSNDGFYFGVLPVLAEAGAAHGVSPLEIARASLVGQALHMSSPLVPAVYVLVGMAKVEFGDHTRFTVKWAALTSLVVLGAGMLFGII; encoded by the coding sequence CGTGTTCGCCGGGCAGGGGGCGCACCTCGGCGACTACGTCATCGACGGCGTGGGCAAGCTCGCGCCGACCGCCGCCATGCTGATGTTCGCCATCGTCTACTTCGGCGTGATGATCGACGTCGGCCTCTTCGACCCGATCGTGCGGGGCATCCTGCGCTTCTGCAAGGCCGACCCGATGCGCGTCGTGGTCGGCACGGCCGTCCTCGCCGCGATCGTCTCGCTCGACGGGGACGGCTCGACCACCTTCATGATCACGGTCTCGGCCATGTACCCGCTGTACAAGCGGCTCGGCCTGAGCCTGGTCGTAATGACGGGTGTCGCAGCCACCGCCAACGGCGTCATGAACACGCTGCCCTGGGGAGGCCCCACGGCCCGCGCCGCCACCGCCCTCAAGCTCGACGCCGCCGACATCTTCGTCCCGATGATCCCGGCCCTCGCGGCGGGCCTGCTCTTCGTGTTCGTCCTCGCCTACGTCCTCGGGCTGAAGGAGCGCCGCCGGGTCGGCGTCCTGGCGCTGCCCGGCGAGACGGAGCACACGGAGCAGGACGCCGAGCGGGACGCGGAGAAGGACACGGAGAAGGGCACGGAGAGGGAGACGGAGGGGGGCGCGAAGGAGGCGCCGGTCACCGAGGAACGCCTGGTCGCGGCCGTATCCGGAGCCGGCGCCGGCCCCAGCTCCGGCGCGAGCGTGTCCGGCAGCCGCCCCGCGGTTTCCTCCGGGGCCGCGGCCGGCCCGGGATCCGCCACCGCCCCGCAGGGGGACGCGGACACCACCCCCCAGTACGCCGAGGACGGCTTCCAGGGCCTCGACCCCCAGCGGCCCACGCTGCGCCCCCGCCTCTACTGGTTCAACGCGGGCCTCACCCTCGCCCTCCTCACCGCGATGATCATGGAGCTGCTGCCCATCCCGGTGCTGTTCCTGCTCGGCGCCGCGCTCGCCCTCACCGTGAACTTCCCCCACATGCCCGAACAGAAGGCCCGGATCGCCGCCCACGCCGACAACGTCCTCAACGTCGCCGGCATGGTCTTCGCCGCCGCCGTCTTCACGGGCGTCCTCTCCGGCACCGGCATGGTCAAGCACATGGCCGACTGGCTCGTCGGCGCCATCCCCGAGGGCATGGGCCCGCACATGGCGCTCGTCACCGGCCTGCTGAGCCTGCCGCTCACCTACTTCATGTCGAACGACGGCTTCTACTTCGGTGTGCTGCCCGTCCTGGCCGAGGCCGGCGCCGCCCACGGGGTGTCTCCGCTCGAGATCGCCCGCGCCTCCCTCGTGGGACAGGCCCTGCACATGTCCAGCCCGCTGGTTCCGGCCGTCTACGTCCTCGTCGGCATGGCCAAGGTCGAGTTCGGCGACCACACCCGCTTCACCGTGAAATGGGCGGCCCTGACCTCCCTGGTGGTGCTCGGGGCAGGGATGCTTTTCGGCATCATCTGA
- a CDS encoding aldehyde dehydrogenase family protein gives MKAHDGMYIGGEWRTAVGRDRIEVVNPADEQVIAGVPAGNAEDVDAAVRAARAALPGWAAVPAAERAALIRALRDVLAARKGEIAETITAELGSPLGFSEMIHVGAPIAVASSYAELAASYAFEERIGNSTVLLEPVGVVGAITPWNYPLHQVVAKVAPALAAGCTLVLKPAEDTPLTAQLFAEAVHEAGIPAGVFNLVTGTGPVAGQALAAHEGVDLVSFTGSTAVGKQIGATAGAAVKRVALELGGKSANVILPGADLAKAVAAGVGHVMNNSGQSCNALTRMLVHRDQYEEAVSLAAVAVAGYPSGDPTDPGTRLGPVVNAKQRDRVRGYITKGIEEGARLVAGGPDAPHERGYFIAPTVFADVTPDMTIAQEEIFGPVLSILPYEDEEEALRIANGTVYGLGGAVWAADEETAAAFARRMDTGQVDINGGRFNVLAPFGGYKQSGVGRELGPHGLAEYLQTKSLQF, from the coding sequence ATGAAGGCCCACGACGGGATGTACATCGGCGGCGAGTGGCGGACCGCCGTCGGACGCGACCGGATCGAGGTCGTCAATCCGGCGGACGAGCAGGTCATCGCCGGTGTCCCGGCGGGCAACGCCGAGGATGTGGACGCGGCCGTACGCGCGGCCCGTGCGGCCCTGCCCGGCTGGGCGGCCGTGCCCGCGGCCGAGCGGGCGGCCCTGATCCGGGCGCTGCGCGACGTGCTGGCCGCCCGCAAGGGCGAGATCGCCGAGACCATCACCGCCGAACTCGGCTCCCCGCTGGGCTTCTCGGAGATGATCCACGTCGGGGCGCCGATCGCGGTGGCCTCCTCCTACGCCGAACTGGCGGCCTCCTACGCCTTCGAGGAGCGGATCGGCAACTCCACCGTGCTGCTGGAACCGGTCGGCGTGGTCGGGGCCATCACGCCCTGGAACTACCCGCTGCACCAAGTCGTTGCAAAGGTGGCGCCCGCTCTCGCCGCCGGCTGCACCCTCGTCCTCAAGCCGGCCGAGGACACCCCGCTGACCGCACAGCTCTTCGCCGAAGCCGTGCACGAGGCGGGCATCCCGGCCGGAGTCTTCAACCTGGTGACCGGGACCGGCCCGGTCGCCGGTCAGGCCCTGGCCGCACACGAAGGCGTCGACCTCGTCTCCTTCACCGGCTCGACCGCTGTCGGCAAGCAGATCGGCGCCACCGCCGGCGCCGCCGTCAAGCGGGTCGCCCTCGAGCTGGGCGGCAAATCGGCCAATGTCATCCTGCCCGGCGCCGACCTCGCCAAGGCCGTCGCGGCGGGCGTGGGCCACGTCATGAACAACTCCGGCCAGAGCTGCAACGCGCTGACGCGCATGCTCGTCCACCGGGACCAGTACGAGGAGGCCGTCTCGCTCGCGGCCGTCGCCGTCGCCGGCTACCCCAGCGGCGACCCCACCGATCCGGGCACCCGCCTCGGTCCGGTAGTCAACGCCAAGCAGCGCGACCGCGTGCGCGGATACATCACCAAGGGCATCGAGGAAGGCGCGCGCCTGGTCGCGGGCGGCCCCGACGCACCGCACGAGCGGGGGTACTTCATCGCACCGACCGTGTTCGCCGACGTCACACCCGACATGACCATCGCCCAGGAGGAGATCTTCGGCCCCGTGCTGTCGATCCTCCCGTACGAGGACGAGGAGGAGGCCCTGCGCATCGCCAACGGCACCGTCTACGGCCTGGGCGGCGCCGTCTGGGCAGCGGACGAGGAGACGGCCGCAGCCTTCGCCCGCCGCATGGACACCGGGCAGGTGGACATCAACGGCGGCCGCTTCAACGTGCTCGCGCCCTTCGGCGGCTACAAGCAGTCGGGCGTCGGCCGCGAGCTGGGCCCGCACGGTCTGGCCGAGTACCTCCAGACCAAGTCCCTCCAGTTCTGA
- a CDS encoding Zn-dependent alcohol dehydrogenase, translating to MVRAAILPAVGAPLEIREIVLPDPGPGQVRVRLAAAGVCHSDLSLTDGTMRVPVPAVLGHEGAGTVLAVGEGVCHVAPGDGVVLNWAPSCGECHHCSIGEVWLCAKALSGVGAVYAHDAQGTELHPGLNVAAFAEETVVAANCVLPAPAGIPLAEAALLGCAVLTGYGAVHHSAQVRPGESVAVFGVGGVGLAALQAARIAQAGPIVAVDVSPAKEELARAAGATEFVLASDTTAKQIRAFTGGQGADVAVECVGRAETIRGAWESTRRGGRTTVVGIGGKEQQVTFHALEIFHFARTLTGCVYGNSDPARDLPVIAEHVRAGRLDLGALVTDRITLDGIPAAFEAMLAGKGGRSLIVF from the coding sequence ATGGTCCGCGCCGCCATCCTGCCCGCCGTCGGAGCCCCGCTGGAGATACGGGAGATCGTGCTGCCCGATCCCGGCCCCGGGCAGGTCCGGGTACGGCTCGCGGCCGCCGGGGTCTGCCACTCCGACCTCTCCCTCACCGACGGCACCATGAGGGTCCCGGTCCCCGCCGTCCTCGGCCACGAGGGCGCGGGAACGGTCCTCGCCGTCGGGGAGGGCGTCTGCCATGTCGCCCCCGGCGACGGGGTGGTGCTCAACTGGGCCCCGTCCTGCGGCGAGTGCCACCACTGCTCCATCGGCGAGGTCTGGCTCTGCGCCAAGGCCCTCTCCGGGGTCGGGGCGGTCTACGCCCACGACGCACAGGGCACCGAGCTGCACCCCGGGCTCAATGTGGCGGCCTTCGCGGAGGAGACCGTCGTCGCGGCCAACTGCGTGCTGCCCGCGCCCGCCGGGATCCCGCTCGCCGAGGCGGCCCTGCTCGGCTGCGCCGTCCTCACCGGCTACGGAGCCGTCCACCACAGTGCCCAGGTCCGCCCCGGCGAGTCCGTGGCCGTCTTCGGCGTCGGCGGGGTAGGTCTCGCGGCACTCCAGGCCGCCCGGATCGCGCAGGCGGGCCCGATCGTGGCCGTCGACGTCTCCCCGGCGAAGGAGGAACTGGCCCGGGCGGCCGGGGCCACCGAGTTCGTGCTCGCCTCCGACACCACCGCCAAGCAGATCCGCGCGTTCACCGGCGGGCAGGGCGCGGACGTCGCCGTCGAATGCGTCGGCCGGGCGGAAACCATCCGCGGAGCCTGGGAATCCACCCGGCGGGGCGGCCGCACCACGGTCGTGGGCATCGGCGGCAAGGAACAGCAGGTCACCTTCCACGCCCTGGAGATCTTCCACTTCGCCCGCACCCTCACCGGCTGCGTCTACGGCAACAGCGACCCCGCCCGCGACCTCCCGGTCATCGCCGAGCACGTCCGCGCCGGCCGCCTCGACCTCGGCGCCCTGGTCACCGACCGCATCACCCTCGACGGCATCCCGGCCGCCTTCGAGGCCATGCTCGCGGGCAAGGGAGGCCGCTCCCTGATCGTCTTCTGA
- a CDS encoding TetR/AcrR family transcriptional regulator codes for MARPRKPLLSRARIVEAAGALVDAEGLEAVSTRRLAAALGVSGPSLYNHFRTKDEILDAVADSVSARVDLSMFEAPAFGPPGGTGGAGGAGGAGGAGGAGGGADWRTALHDWAHSYREALSDHPNIVPVLARGPGRRPAGLRVADAVFGAMTAAGWPPAHATRIGALMRYFILGAAVGSFAGGFVDDETAYDPSAYPHLGQAHLLAERRREVDDGAFETGLTALLDGLALQYEALRGPA; via the coding sequence ATGGCCAGACCGCGCAAGCCCCTCCTCAGCCGAGCCCGCATCGTCGAGGCGGCGGGCGCGCTGGTGGACGCGGAGGGGCTGGAGGCGGTGTCGACGCGCAGGCTGGCGGCCGCGCTCGGGGTCAGCGGGCCTTCGCTGTACAACCACTTCCGCACCAAGGACGAGATCCTGGACGCGGTGGCGGACTCGGTGAGCGCGCGGGTCGACTTGTCGATGTTCGAGGCGCCGGCCTTCGGGCCGCCGGGGGGCACGGGCGGAGCCGGGGGTGCGGGCGGGGCCGGAGGTGCGGGCGGGGCCGGCGGCGGCGCGGACTGGCGTACGGCCCTGCACGACTGGGCGCACTCCTACCGGGAGGCCCTGTCCGACCATCCGAACATCGTGCCCGTACTGGCGCGGGGGCCGGGGCGGCGGCCCGCCGGACTGCGGGTCGCGGACGCGGTGTTCGGCGCGATGACGGCCGCCGGGTGGCCGCCGGCCCACGCGACCCGGATCGGCGCGCTGATGCGGTACTTCATCCTGGGCGCTGCGGTGGGTTCCTTCGCCGGAGGTTTCGTGGACGACGAGACGGCCTACGACCCGTCGGCCTACCCCCACCTGGGCCAGGCCCATCTGCTGGCCGAACGCCGGCGCGAGGTGGACGACGGCGCCTTCGAGACGGGCCTGACCGCGCTCCTGGACGGCCTGGCCCTCCAGTACGAGGCGCTGCGCGGTCCCGCGTAA
- a CDS encoding acyl-CoA dehydrogenase family protein — translation MNLELSEEQAAVRRLAREFTEREVTPYAAEWDRAESVDRAIVKKLGDLGFLGLTVPEEYGGSGGDHLSYVLVTEELGRGDSAVRGIVSVSLGLVAKTIAAWGTEEQKSAWLPRLCSGDALGCFGLTEPGTGSDAGNLTTRAVRQGDAYVLDGSKMFITNGTWADVVLLFARTGEEPGHRGVSAFLVPTDSPGLTRREIHGKLGLRGQATAELVLDDVRVPDSALLGPEGKGFSVAMSALAKGRMSVAAGCVGIAQAALDAAVSYAAQREQFGRPIAHHQLVQELIADISVDVDAARLLTWRVADLIDRGLPFATESSTAKLFASEAAVRAASNALQVHGGYGYIDEYPAGKLLRDARVMTLYEGTSQIQKLLIGRARTGVSAF, via the coding sequence GTGAATCTGGAGCTGAGCGAGGAACAGGCCGCCGTCCGCCGGCTCGCCCGCGAGTTCACCGAGCGCGAGGTCACCCCGTACGCCGCCGAGTGGGACCGCGCCGAGAGCGTGGACCGGGCCATCGTCAAGAAGCTCGGCGATCTGGGCTTCCTCGGTCTGACCGTCCCCGAGGAGTACGGCGGCTCAGGCGGCGACCACCTCTCCTACGTCCTGGTCACCGAGGAACTCGGCCGCGGTGACTCCGCCGTGCGCGGCATCGTCTCCGTCTCCCTCGGCCTCGTCGCCAAGACCATCGCCGCCTGGGGCACCGAGGAGCAGAAGAGCGCCTGGCTGCCCCGTCTGTGCTCCGGCGACGCGCTCGGCTGCTTCGGCCTGACCGAGCCCGGCACCGGCTCCGACGCCGGGAACCTGACCACCCGCGCCGTGCGCCAGGGGGACGCGTACGTCCTCGACGGCAGCAAGATGTTCATCACCAACGGCACCTGGGCCGACGTGGTGCTGCTCTTCGCCCGCACCGGCGAGGAGCCCGGCCACCGCGGAGTCTCCGCCTTCCTCGTCCCCACCGACAGCCCCGGCCTCACCCGCCGCGAGATCCACGGCAAACTCGGCCTGCGCGGCCAGGCCACCGCCGAACTCGTCCTCGACGACGTCCGCGTCCCCGACTCCGCGCTGCTCGGCCCCGAGGGCAAGGGGTTCTCGGTCGCCATGTCCGCGCTGGCCAAGGGCCGGATGTCGGTCGCCGCGGGCTGCGTCGGCATCGCCCAGGCGGCGCTGGACGCGGCCGTCTCCTACGCCGCCCAGCGCGAGCAGTTCGGCAGGCCCATCGCCCACCACCAGCTGGTCCAGGAACTGATCGCCGACATCTCCGTGGACGTGGACGCCGCCCGGCTGCTGACCTGGAGGGTCGCCGACCTCATCGACCGCGGCCTGCCCTTCGCCACCGAGTCCTCCACCGCCAAGCTCTTCGCCTCCGAGGCCGCCGTGCGCGCCGCGAGCAACGCCCTCCAAGTGCACGGCGGCTACGGCTACATCGACGAGTACCCGGCCGGCAAGCTGCTGCGCGACGCCCGCGTGATGACCCTGTACGAGGGCACCAGCCAGATCCAGAAACTGCTCATCGGGCGCGCCCGTACCGGGGTTTCGGCCTTCTGA
- a CDS encoding YiaA/YiaB family inner membrane protein codes for MNETPVKQQSTGAYYGQAVASFGIALGSVALGIYNLEVDGWVRAFLGIAVLYLTTSAFTLAKVIRDRQEVTQIVSRVDQARMEKMMAEYDPFAPKQPAREH; via the coding sequence ATGAACGAGACACCGGTCAAGCAGCAGAGCACAGGGGCGTACTACGGCCAGGCCGTTGCCTCTTTCGGTATCGCCCTCGGCAGCGTGGCCCTGGGGATCTACAACCTGGAGGTGGACGGCTGGGTCCGGGCCTTCCTCGGCATCGCCGTCCTGTACCTCACCACCTCGGCCTTCACCCTCGCCAAGGTGATCCGCGACCGCCAGGAGGTCACCCAGATCGTCAGCCGGGTGGACCAGGCCCGGATGGAGAAGATGATGGCGGAGTACGACCCCTTCGCCCCGAAGCAGCCCGCCCGCGAGCACTGA
- a CDS encoding TetR/AcrR family transcriptional regulator yields MDSAEETAGGYQPWSEVIPDAARRLLVAAVEAFAERGYHATTTRDIAGRAGMSPAALYIHYKTKEELLHRISRIGHDKALEILTSAAEGPGSAAERLDTAVKSFVRWHAAHHTTARVVQYELDALAPEHRSEIVALRRQSDAAVRGILADGVAAGEFDVPDVPGTTLAVLSLCIDVARWFNVAGQRTPDEVGALYADLVLRMVGAPATAGPARER; encoded by the coding sequence ATGGACAGCGCGGAGGAGACGGCCGGCGGCTATCAGCCCTGGTCGGAGGTCATCCCCGACGCGGCGCGGCGGCTGCTGGTCGCCGCCGTCGAGGCCTTCGCGGAGCGCGGGTACCACGCCACCACCACACGTGACATTGCGGGGCGGGCCGGGATGAGCCCGGCCGCCCTCTACATCCACTACAAGACCAAGGAAGAGCTGCTCCACCGGATCAGCCGCATCGGCCATGACAAGGCGCTGGAGATCCTGACGTCGGCGGCCGAAGGCCCGGGTTCGGCCGCCGAGCGGCTCGATACCGCCGTGAAGTCCTTCGTGCGGTGGCACGCGGCACATCACACCACCGCGCGGGTGGTCCAGTACGAGCTCGATGCTCTCGCTCCGGAGCACCGCTCCGAGATCGTGGCACTGCGCCGCCAGAGCGACGCCGCCGTGCGCGGCATCCTCGCCGACGGGGTCGCGGCGGGGGAGTTCGACGTGCCCGACGTACCCGGCACCACCCTCGCCGTACTGTCGCTCTGCATCGACGTGGCCCGCTGGTTCAACGTGGCCGGACAGCGCACGCCCGACGAGGTCGGCGCGCTCTACGCCGACCTCGTGCTGCGCATGGTGGGCGCGCCGGCCACGGCGGGCCCGGCGCGGGAGCGGTAG
- a CDS encoding MaoC family dehydratase, which produces MAEPKVFTSEEELRAGIGEPLGPSGWLEVDQKRIDLFADATGDHQWIHVDPERAADGPFGTTIAHGYLTLSLLPSLVPQIMRVEGMKMGINYGTNKVRFPAPVPVGSRLRSTAVITEVTEAGGGVQVTATVTVEREGGDKPVCVAESVSRYYF; this is translated from the coding sequence ATGGCCGAGCCGAAGGTCTTCACGTCCGAAGAGGAACTGCGCGCCGGGATCGGGGAGCCGCTCGGGCCCAGCGGGTGGCTGGAGGTGGACCAGAAGCGGATCGACCTCTTCGCGGACGCCACCGGCGACCACCAGTGGATCCACGTGGACCCGGAGCGGGCGGCGGACGGACCCTTCGGGACCACGATCGCGCACGGCTACCTGACCCTGTCGCTCCTGCCCAGTCTGGTGCCGCAGATCATGCGGGTCGAAGGCATGAAGATGGGCATCAACTACGGGACGAACAAGGTGCGGTTCCCGGCCCCCGTGCCGGTCGGGTCGCGGCTGCGCTCCACTGCCGTGATCACGGAGGTGACCGAGGCGGGCGGCGGCGTGCAGGTCACGGCCACCGTCACGGTGGAGCGGGAGGGCGGCGACAAGCCGGTGTGCGTGGCCGAGTCGGTGTCCCGCTACTACTTCTGA
- the soxR gene encoding redox-sensitive transcriptional activator SoxR, protein MPQIPENIHELTVGQLSARSGAAVSALHFYEAKGLISSRRTSGNQRRYGRDALRRVAFVRAAQRVGIPLASIREALAQLPEERTPTREDWARLSEAWRAELDQRIRQLGRLRDHLTDCIGCGCLSLENCALSNPDDVFGQKLTGSRL, encoded by the coding sequence GTGCCGCAGATTCCCGAGAACATCCACGAACTCACCGTCGGCCAGCTGTCCGCCCGTAGCGGCGCCGCCGTCTCCGCGCTCCACTTCTACGAGGCCAAGGGCCTGATCAGCAGCCGCCGCACCTCCGGAAACCAGCGCCGCTACGGCCGCGACGCGCTGCGCCGGGTGGCCTTCGTACGCGCCGCACAGCGCGTGGGCATCCCGCTGGCCAGCATCCGCGAAGCGCTCGCCCAGCTCCCCGAGGAGCGCACCCCCACCCGCGAGGACTGGGCCCGGCTCTCCGAGGCCTGGCGCGCCGAGCTCGACCAGCGGATCCGGCAACTCGGCCGCCTGCGCGACCATCTGACGGACTGCATCGGATGCGGCTGCCTCTCGCTGGAGAACTGCGCCCTGTCCAACCCGGACGACGTCTTCGGCCAGAAGCTCACCGGCTCGCGGCTCTAG
- a CDS encoding 3-keto-5-aminohexanoate cleavage protein, whose protein sequence is MLSQLSQLPQVSLNGSRTAADGPAVPMSPDALADAALGAVAAGAGEVLVHPRSPCGRESLSPRVVGPLLEAVRGAGIGVPLAVCASIGAEPDPAGRLERVRSWTVLPDRAAVHFAEAGAEELAQALLARGIGVDAIVPLGGRAGAEPMARFLAWPVRTPGRVRLVAELASADPALVAGLRGLPPVPVLLYGREAAAWPVLRLAARCGTGTRIGVGDVLHLPDGRPAPSNAELVAAARTVWERTAPSGSATRTPPRAASR, encoded by the coding sequence GTGCTGTCTCAGCTGTCACAGCTGCCTCAGGTGTCGCTGAACGGCTCGCGGACCGCCGCCGACGGCCCGGCCGTGCCGATGTCCCCCGACGCCTTGGCGGATGCGGCGCTGGGGGCGGTGGCCGCCGGGGCCGGGGAGGTGCTGGTGCACCCGCGGAGCCCGTGCGGCCGCGAGAGCCTCTCCCCCCGCGTGGTCGGCCCGCTGCTGGAGGCGGTGCGGGGCGCCGGGATCGGCGTACCCCTGGCGGTGTGCGCGAGCATCGGCGCGGAGCCCGATCCGGCGGGGCGGCTGGAGCGGGTGCGGTCCTGGACGGTGCTGCCGGACCGGGCGGCGGTGCACTTCGCCGAAGCGGGGGCCGAGGAACTGGCGCAGGCACTGCTGGCGCGCGGCATCGGGGTGGACGCGATCGTTCCGCTGGGCGGGCGGGCCGGAGCGGAGCCGATGGCCCGGTTCCTCGCCTGGCCCGTACGCACCCCCGGGCGGGTCCGGCTCGTGGCCGAGCTCGCGTCGGCTGATCCGGCGCTGGTGGCCGGGCTGCGCGGGCTGCCGCCGGTGCCGGTGCTGCTGTACGGGCGTGAGGCCGCCGCCTGGCCGGTGCTGCGGCTGGCCGCGCGGTGCGGCACGGGCACGCGGATCGGCGTAGGGGACGTGCTGCACCTGCCGGACGGGCGTCCGGCGCCCTCGAACGCCGAACTGGTGGCGGCAGCACGGACGGTGTGGGAGCGGACGGCCCCGTCCGGCTCCGCGACACGGACACCCCCTAGAGCCGCGAGCCGGTGA
- a CDS encoding serine-threonine protein kinase, whose translation MAYSGAGNGTGAWAGAGIGVGPYAELVFDAEGDADPSGQGAVARMEATDLLVFAHGWNSDRGTSTRLYDRFFAPFPGLVGSGVRLGYVGVVWPSIRFADEPIPDFDPPGALAEPGFGTALDPGTRRALGEFWPGRQAELDRVAELLEERPESEAGFIEFGALVRELAGVNTVTAVAPPAVPLIFTEDVLEVCRAFTRGLVDTGGALPGRADGRDPSALGAGLVGGGLRALWGGAKELLRQATYYQMKKRAGVVGERGLGPVLAGLAAERPALRVHLLGHSFGARVVSFSLRAVPDGARFVKSLTLFQGAFSHYAFADRLPHDKGRGGALRGLQRRVDGPVVACHSAHDSALKVFYPLASRMAGDSAGLLGFDERWGAIGHDGVRAVPGAPRLSLDAALREGVPSAGCVSVDAGSVVRRGGAPSGAHSDICHEELARVVVSAGRLGR comes from the coding sequence ATGGCGTACAGCGGTGCCGGGAACGGGACGGGTGCCTGGGCGGGGGCCGGGATCGGCGTCGGTCCGTACGCGGAGCTGGTCTTCGACGCGGAGGGGGACGCGGACCCGTCCGGGCAGGGCGCGGTGGCCCGCATGGAGGCCACTGACCTGCTGGTCTTCGCGCACGGCTGGAACAGCGACCGGGGCACCTCGACCCGGCTGTACGACCGGTTCTTCGCCCCGTTCCCCGGGTTGGTGGGGTCAGGGGTGCGGCTGGGGTACGTGGGTGTCGTGTGGCCCTCGATACGGTTCGCGGACGAGCCGATACCGGACTTCGATCCGCCGGGGGCGCTCGCGGAGCCCGGCTTCGGGACGGCGCTGGACCCCGGCACCCGGCGGGCGCTCGGGGAGTTCTGGCCGGGGCGGCAGGCGGAGCTGGACCGGGTGGCCGAACTGCTGGAGGAGAGGCCTGAGTCGGAGGCCGGATTCATCGAGTTCGGCGCCCTCGTACGGGAGTTGGCCGGGGTGAACACGGTCACCGCGGTGGCGCCGCCGGCCGTACCCCTGATCTTCACGGAGGACGTGCTGGAGGTGTGCCGGGCCTTCACCCGCGGGCTCGTCGACACGGGCGGCGCGCTGCCCGGGCGCGCCGACGGGCGGGATCCCTCGGCCCTCGGGGCCGGCCTGGTGGGCGGCGGGCTGCGCGCCCTGTGGGGCGGCGCCAAGGAGCTCCTGCGGCAGGCCACGTACTACCAGATGAAGAAACGCGCCGGAGTGGTCGGCGAGCGCGGCCTCGGTCCGGTACTGGCGGGGCTGGCGGCCGAGCGCCCGGCGCTGCGCGTCCATCTGCTCGGGCACAGCTTCGGGGCCCGGGTGGTGTCCTTCTCGCTGCGCGCCGTGCCGGACGGGGCCCGGTTCGTGAAGTCGCTGACGCTGTTCCAAGGCGCCTTCTCCCACTACGCGTTCGCCGACCGGCTGCCGCACGACAAGGGCCGGGGCGGTGCGCTGCGCGGCCTCCAGCGCCGGGTCGACGGGCCGGTGGTGGCCTGCCACTCCGCGCACGACTCGGCGCTGAAGGTGTTCTACCCGCTGGCCTCGCGGATGGCGGGGGATTCGGCCGGACTGCTCGGCTTCGACGAGCGGTGGGGCGCGATCGGGCACGACGGGGTACGGGCGGTGCCGGGCGCGCCCCGGCTGAGCCTGGACGCGGCCCTGCGCGAGGGGGTGCCCTCGGCCGGATGCGTCAGCGTGGACGCGGGATCCGTGGTGCGGCGCGGCGGCGCGCCGTCGGGGGCGCACAGCGACATCTGCCACGAGGAGCTGGCCAGGGTGGTGGTTTCAGCGGGGCGCCTGGGGCGCTGA